The proteins below are encoded in one region of Kogia breviceps isolate mKogBre1 chromosome 8, mKogBre1 haplotype 1, whole genome shotgun sequence:
- the POLR3D gene encoding DNA-directed RNA polymerase III subunit RPC4, with translation MSEGNAAGEPSAPGGPRPLLSGARGLIGRRPAPSLTPGRLPSIRSRDLTLGGVKKKTFTPNIISRKVKEEPKEEVTVKKEKRDRDRDRQREGHGRGRGRPEVIQSHSIFEQGPAEMMKKKGNWDKTVDVSDMGPSHIINIKKEKRETDEETKQILRMLEKDDFIDDPGLRNDTRNMPVQLPLAHSGWLFKEENEEPDVKPWLAGPKEEDMEVDVPAVKVKEEPRDEEEEAKMKASSRAARKTPGLPKDVSVAELLRELSLTQEEELLFLQLPDSLPGQPPTQDVKPIKTEVQSEDGQMVVIKQEKDREARLAENACTLADLTEGQVGKLLIRKSGKVQLLLGKVTLDVTMGTTCSFLQELVSVGLGDSRTGDMTVLGHVKHKLVCSPNFESLLDHKHR, from the exons ATGTCAGAAGGAAACGCTGCGGGCGAGCCCAGTGCTCCAGGAGGGCCCCGACCCCTCCTTTCTGGGGCGCGGGGGCTTATCGGGCGGAGGCCGGCGCCTTCCCTCACCCCGGGCCGCCTTCCTTCCATCCGCTCCAGGGATCTCACCCTCGGGGGAGTCAAGAAG AAAACCTTCACCCCAAATATCATCAGTCGGAAGGTCAAGGAAGA GCCCAAGGAAGAAGTAACTGTCAAGAAGGAGAAGCGTGATAGGGATAGAGACCGACAGCGAGAGGGCCATGGACGGGGCCGGGGGCGCCCAGAAGTGATCCAGTCCCACTCTATCTTTGAGCAGGGCCCAGCTGAAATGATGAAGAAAAAGG GGAACTGGGATAAGACGGTGGATGTGTCGGACATGGGGCCCTCTCACATCATCAACATCaaaaaggagaagagggagacagatgaagaaacaaaacagatTCTGCGTATGCTGGAGAAGGATGAT TTCATCGATGACCCTGGGCTGAGGAATGACACTCGAAATATGCCTGTGCAGCTGCcgctggctcactcaggctggctTTTTAAGGAAGAGAATGAAGAGCCAGATGTTAAACCTTGGCTGGCTGGCCCCAAGGAAGAGGACATGGAGGTGGACGTGCCTGCTGTGAAAG TGAAAGAGGAGCCAcgagatgaggaagaggaggccaAGATGAAGGCTTCTTCCAGAGCAGCCAGGAAGACCCCGGGCCTCCCGAAGGACGTATCTGTGGCAGAGCTGCTCAGGGAGCTGAGCCTCACGCAGGAGGAAGAGCTGCTGTTCCTCCAGCTGCCAGACTCACTCCCCGGCCAGCCGCCCACTCAGGACGTCAAGCCTATCAAGACGGAGGTGCAGAGCGAGGACGGACAGATGGTGGTTATAAAGCAGGAGAAAGACCGG GAAGCCAGGCTGGCGGAGAATGCTTGTACCCTGGCTGACCTGACAGAGGGTCAGGTCGGCAAGCTGCTCATCCGCAAGTCAGGGAAGGTGCAGCTCCTCCTGGGCAAGGTGACTCTGGACGTGACGATGGGGACCACCTGCTCTTTCCTGCAG GAGCTGGTGTCCGTGGGCCTTGGAGACAGTAGGACGGGTGACATGACAGTCCTGGGACACGTAAAGCACAAACTTGTATGTTCTCCCAATTTTGAATCCCTGTTGGATCACAAACACCGGTAA